A window of Nicotiana sylvestris chromosome 8, ASM39365v2, whole genome shotgun sequence genomic DNA:
GGCATCTtaacctctggacaattcccaagactcataCCAATGAACTGCAACATCTcgaagtctataggaagctagatgactcagtcgcagtggccttcattacctataacatcctctgcactctatcaataaatacctgagggtcctcgtttAGATCTGCTCTAGTGAATACtgaagggtctaaattaataaagttacgAACCCTTGCACTCatggacctatctgcatgaccaatacctacttcctagTGCCGAGCCTGTGCGACTACTCatcgggtcaataactgaatatcatctctcatctcctgaacCGGTGCATCCGGCTGAGGTCCTGAATGTACAGGGGCATACGCTagagctggtgcccctcggagctcttctAGAAAGGGCgaggtatgtgaagtctgagatgaaacctcaccatgagactctcccgggccctggtaactcgtggtgcTGGACTAGTAGTCTCACTAGCCACACACTTTCCTTTCTGGGTGGctgtactctttggaggcatcgttgaaaatataacatatcgttagAAACACgaattcttgtatcgcacgatctgaaataaaaagagaggataacatcctatatgtcctgtagcctcctatctataagtgtggtgcacaacacatctataaacaagactctactagacacggtctgtagacaaccatagaacagaactgctctgataccacttttgtcatgacccaaaccgaagggctgCGACGGGTGCCCGATTCTTacatgtcaaacacccctaagcctgcatctaagatataaacctgaataacatctgctgaattacgaggataatgtacatgaaggaaatctgccccaaaaggcatacatacatatacgtgtAACATACGTAGgtcgagccgacaaggctgctatagacaactatacatctcaaaactggaagctggcaaggccacatactatccaactagatatactgtctacagacgtctaatagaaacataactgtacaaagacaggactaagccacatcatacccatatgtatatacaaacgtatcgtaccaaaatcaaaagcagctctggatgaagtggagcatgccaactctcgctgatcagggatcctaagaaggggaaccgttagcttgcctacctgcacctgcgttCATAAAACGCAGTCCCCGTGAAAAGGgcatcagtacaaaaaatgtattgagtatgtaaggcatggaaattagtatGTAAAATACATAGataaaacatggaataaagaaacacatctttaattctgaataactttgtaaattttgaaacgCTTATAATGTAATGCACGTGTGTAtgaatgtcgtgtcatgcataggtatggctgcacataatatcatcaagcctcgcagggcatcccatcatatcgtctcggccatgATGTGCTGAAGAATTTTGGCGCATTTaatacaaattgcttagattttagcttgttttgaatgcaattatcttttatacttatgtacTTTTAATGTTTTTGCAGTGTACGAGGTTTAAGGACATAAGAGCatggaaatgaaatcaaaaatctgaaaaagtaCAAGAAAAGAGCAAGATGCGATCGCAGATGTGAAGATGCGGGCCGCAAATCCAACATGCGGACCACATAATGCTCAAAGAAATCGCAGAGTCCAACAGTTTGCTGGCCAAAGTCAGgtgcaagaaatgcggtccattatgtgACCACATAATAGGTTTGCGGGCCGTATAATGGATCGCAAACTCATTGTAGAGGTTGCTGAAGGCGGAAAATGCGGTGGCAATTGCGATCGCAAATCAACAATGCAGACCGCATAACTTAAATGCGACGAACACCTAGAAACTAGGGATTGAAGATGCAATGGTCTTGAAGAGAATGCAGACCGCATGTCTGTTATACGACAGATATGCGGTAGCATAATTGACCtggaagggtatttttgtccgaatttggtcccgagttttgacccactctaaatagatttattggggtttGTGGGGGCATCTTGTCTTATTTTTGAGCTACATTTCAAGTatttaatattcctctcttttgtaAGCTTTTGAGtgaagaatcttgcactttgtaagctttatggcatttaatattctcatctttttgtattttagcatatgtagctaactttaaatactaagattgtggaccctaaatgggtgtttaacattaaatatatgtataatggttggttgatttATATTTATTTCtaattcttcatttattgttggtggttgcaaacattaacaagtgccattaaattctttctttacttggaaaagtgagttagaatttggtagaagtaaatatcaaagactcaaggctttaaaccttgtttaatagaatcgcttagtaATAAGTGagttttatttggcatatgttgattgttcttaattggaactcttttatatttggaaaaatcataaagaggaaatactaccaaACTATTGGAAAacattgggtagtcatttagaaatcatttgcatatataaagaaccttccattagaaatatatcatgtTAACACCGATATCATTACATTTCATTGAAGGGGACAAAAACTTGGTTTCATTAATCcaattatttacattctcaacatTACAATTAGTTATTTCCTCAAATCACAATCatatcatactcttgttacaattAACCGAATAGAATTACGACCTAAGTCAAGTAACACACTACTCGAGTAACCCTTTCACGCCTATTCcctatgggattcgaccccaaccttgttgggttattatatttgataccgactgccttacactatttaattaaagtgtaatttgagcatatcaaattttggcgccgttgcctgGGAATAcagttttgaaattactaattagtgtgtgctttacattacgtcttattctattccatcacactttgcttgttttgcttggtgttgataggaaaacatggccgaatatgaagaagaaatggaggaacaaatggaagaaaatccttttgcggacatagatgagtacattgaggatacaaatgctattgtacctccAGTTGTTGGTGCTGCCACTTTCAAGGTGGAGCATGGTTTAATCGTTATGCTCAAAGCGGAGGTCTTTTTTTGGAATTCTACTGATGATGATCCGACACAACATCTTAGAAACTTGTTGGGTGTGTGTGCGATGCATAATTAGAACAACGTCTATGATGATGTCCTAAGGTTGAGGGTGTTCAAGTACTCACTAGCTGGGGACGCAAGGAAATAGCTTCAAAACATGCCACCAAACTCCATTCATTCTTGGCCTGAACTTGTTCGAGCATTCTTAGCTAAATGGTTCCCGCAAAGTAAGAAGTCTGAGCTccgggataaaattttctttttcaagcaagtaccAGGAGAACATCTACATGAGGCATGGGATCGATTCAAGTTATATTTGGTGAGGTCTCCCAATCATGGTTTTCTGGATTCGATCTTGTTGGAGAAATTCTACATGGGTTTGGATCCTATGAACCAATCTATAGCCAAGAATGTTACTGATGGATCTCTTATGGACAAATCATTCGCAAGGGTCACACAAATACTTGACAAAATGGCAAAACATATCAAGCATGTCACTCAGAAGACACCACAGGTGGAATTGCATATGGTTCTCCTCCCTTGACCACCATGATCAAGGAAAATCAAGAGAGAGATCAAGTGATCACAGGGCTTGCCACAAATATCAATGTGTTGACAAAGATGTTCACCGAAAGCCAAACGAAGAAGGTAAATGTGGTGGAGGATGTGCAACCCATATCAAATGAAGACTTTGAGGAGGCAAACTATGTCAACAAATCTCAAGGAGGTtatcaaaggcaacaataccaaggTCAAGGACAACAAAAACAATGGAGGCCTAACCCACAAGGGCAAGGCAACTAACAGTGGCGAAATGACCAAGGCGGCTCAAATCAAgaaaattggaataacaacaacaacttctcaaattagagttcaaacccttatgttcctccaaagggtcaatattcaaatcaaggttcctcAAGTGATTCAAAGTTGGAAAGCATGCTTGAACGGGTATTGCAATATCAAGAGAAGTCCGACACTTCTATGAGGAATATGACTGAGCTTGTTGGCTCTCACACTGCATCTATCAAAAATTGGAGATGAAAATGAGAGACCTCTCTAGAGAACAAAATCTGAAGCAAAAAGGGACACTTCCAAGTGACACAATTGCGGACCCAAAGGGTAGTGGGAGTGGTCCAACTTCTCATATCATGGCAATTACTACTCAGAGTGGGAAGGTACTACAAGGAGGGAATGAACAAGTGGTTGAAGTAGAAGATTCCGAACATGAGATTGAGGTTGAAGAGCTACCAAGTGttgttgaagttgaaaaggttccgGAAGAGTTGAAAGTGCAAGAAGAAAACCGGGAAgaggtaaaggaaaaggtaaaaaagacaccaaaaactctaccacctattcctagacctcctcctccATTCCCTCAAAGACTTGCTAGGAAGGTTGATGATAGCAAATTCGAAAGGTTCTATGATATTCTCAAGCAATTATCGGTGAATATTCCATTTGTGGAAGTATTTCAAGGGATGCCGGGttttgctaaatatttgaaagacttgattaccaagaagagaaccaccaagaatgaagtggtgaatgtgactcaccgggttagttccatcattgcCACATCCAccgttcaaaagaaagaagactCGAAAGCTTTCACTATTCCATGTACTATTGGAGGGGCTTGGGTCATACACTTATGCTCCGACAAAGCTCTCTCTCGACTTGGAGAATAGAGCCACTCCTCCCGCAAAGCCTTCTATTATTGAGCCACTGGAACTAGAGCTCAAACCACTTCCACcacacttgaggtataaatttcttggctcaaaTGATACTTTACCGGTAATAGTTTCTTCCTTGTTgaatgatgtgcaggtagaacaattGTTGGTTTAGT
This region includes:
- the LOC138875225 gene encoding uncharacterized protein, with the translated sequence MRDLSREQNLKQKGTLPSDTIADPKGSGSGPTSHIMAITTQSGKVLQGGNEQVVEVEDSEHEIEVEELPSVVEVEKVPEELKVQEENREEVKEKVKKTPKTLPPIPRPPPPFPQRLARKVDDSKFERFYDILKQLSVNIPFVEVFQGMPGFAKYLKDLITKKRTTKNEVVNVTHRVSSIIATSTVQKKEDSKAFTIPCRTIVGLVIFFNCKDKIQLENVTKPSVEH